From a single Thioalbus denitrificans genomic region:
- the pgi gene encoding glucose-6-phosphate isomerase produces MPSYRPTETPAWKALEAHCTAIRHTHLRELFEQDPGRAGRFSLEAAGIFLDYSKNRIDATTLGLLLELARTADVGGWIGRMFSGEAINLTEGRAVLHTALRNRSNTPVRVDGEDVMPAVNAVLAQMHEFSKSVRSHTWRGHTGRPITDVVNIGIGGSHLGPEMATRALAPYTRDDLRLHFVSNVDGADIGAVLRRLDAETTLFIVASKTFTTQETLTNAHTARDWLVQRLGSEAAVARHFVAVSTNAGEVAAFGIDTRNMFGFWDWVGGRYSLWSAIGLPIAVAVGMENFERLLDGAHAMDRHFRDSPPAANMPVILALLGIWYRNFLGAASHAVLPYDQSLQRLPAYLQQADMESNGKGVTRAGEPVAWDTGPVLWGEPGTNGQHAFYQLIHQGTQLVPVDFIAPVESHHPVGDHHRILLANCLAQGEALMRGKTAAEVRAELSAGGLSGAALESAVPHRVFPGNRPSNTLLVDRLTPERLGALIALYEHKIFVQGVIWNVNSFDQWGVELGKQLARAILPELEPGAAVGGHDSSTAALIRRCRGGN; encoded by the coding sequence ATGCCCAGCTACCGACCGACTGAAACCCCCGCCTGGAAAGCCCTCGAAGCACACTGCACCGCCATCCGCCACACCCATCTGCGGGAGCTCTTCGAGCAGGATCCCGGCCGCGCCGGACGCTTCTCCCTGGAGGCGGCGGGAATCTTCCTCGACTACTCCAAGAACCGCATCGACGCCACCACCCTGGGCCTGCTGCTCGAGTTGGCCCGGACCGCGGACGTGGGCGGCTGGATCGGGCGCATGTTCAGCGGCGAGGCCATCAACCTCACCGAGGGGCGCGCGGTGCTGCATACCGCGCTGCGCAACCGCTCCAACACCCCGGTGCGGGTGGACGGCGAGGACGTGATGCCGGCGGTGAACGCGGTGCTGGCGCAGATGCACGAGTTCTCCAAGTCGGTGCGCTCCCACACCTGGCGCGGCCACACCGGCCGCCCCATCACCGACGTGGTCAACATCGGCATCGGCGGCTCCCACCTGGGCCCGGAGATGGCGACCCGGGCGCTCGCGCCCTACACCCGCGACGACCTGCGGTTGCACTTCGTCTCCAACGTGGACGGCGCCGACATCGGCGCGGTGCTCCGGCGCCTGGACGCCGAGACCACGCTGTTCATCGTCGCCTCCAAGACCTTCACCACCCAGGAGACCCTCACCAACGCCCACACCGCGCGGGACTGGCTGGTTCAGCGCCTGGGCAGCGAGGCGGCGGTGGCGCGCCACTTCGTGGCGGTGTCCACCAATGCCGGGGAGGTGGCCGCCTTCGGCATCGACACCCGCAACATGTTCGGGTTCTGGGACTGGGTGGGGGGGCGCTATTCGCTGTGGTCGGCCATCGGCCTGCCCATCGCCGTGGCGGTGGGCATGGAGAACTTCGAGCGCCTGCTCGACGGCGCCCACGCCATGGACCGCCACTTCCGCGACTCGCCCCCGGCGGCGAACATGCCGGTGATCCTGGCCCTGCTCGGGATCTGGTACCGCAACTTCCTCGGCGCGGCCAGCCACGCCGTGCTGCCCTACGACCAGTCCCTGCAGCGCCTGCCCGCCTATCTGCAGCAGGCGGACATGGAGAGCAACGGCAAGGGCGTGACCCGCGCCGGCGAGCCCGTGGCCTGGGACACCGGGCCGGTGCTCTGGGGCGAACCCGGCACCAACGGCCAGCACGCCTTCTACCAGCTCATCCACCAGGGTACCCAGCTGGTGCCGGTGGACTTCATCGCTCCCGTCGAGAGCCACCATCCGGTGGGGGACCACCACCGCATCCTGCTGGCCAACTGCCTGGCCCAGGGCGAGGCGCTGATGCGCGGCAAGACCGCGGCCGAGGTGCGTGCGGAACTTTCAGCCGGCGGCCTGTCGGGCGCGGCGCTGGAGAGCGCCGTGCCGCACCGGGTGTTCCCCGGCAACCGGCCCAGCAACACGCTGCTGGTGGACCGCCTCACCCCGGAGCGCCTCGGCGCCCTGATCGCCCTCTACGAACACAAGATCTTCGTCCAGGGC